A region of the Chloroflexota bacterium genome:
CGTAAGCCTCCACGGCAATGGGCACCGGATGGGTGCGGTCGTCCGCCTCCCCCCAATTGACCTCCACGATTCGCTCCGGATCCTTCTTCACTATGTTCTGGACGTTGGGACAACTCCTGCGGTGAATGGTGACTCCCCGTCCACGGGTTACGTAGCCAATGATCGCCTGGCCCGGCACCGGGTTGCAACACATGGCAGTGCGGCTGAGCAGATCCTCTACCCCCAGGACGGTGACACCCTCCGACGAGATTGGGATGTTGTCCAGCGGCGTCAGGTCCGTTTCCCTGACCTCGGCCTCGACCTGCTCCTTGCGCTCCATGTCCAGCACTTTGCTGGCAATCTGCTGCGTATTGATGTCGCCGAAACCGAGGGCGGCGTGCAGGTCTTCTGCCTTTTCGTAGCCAAACAACCTGGCAATGGACTCGTGGCTGAGTTCGATGTTGAGGCGCCGCAGTTCCCGCAGCAGAATTTCCTGGCCCTGCTGGATATTCTCCTCGCGACTTTGCTTGCGAAACCACTGGCGGATCTTGTTGCGCGCCCGGCTGGTCTTGGTGAAACCCAGGGAAGGATTCATCCAATCCCGGCTGGGGCCACCCCGCTTGGAGGTAATGATCTCTACCTGTTGGCCGTTGCCAAGTCTGTAATCGAGCGGCACTAACTTGCCGTTGACGCGTGCCCCCCGGCAGCGATGGCCAACCTCGGTGTGCACCGAATAGGCGAAGTCAATGGGCGTTGAACCTGCCGGCAGATCCTTGAGATCTCCCTGGGGTGTGAAGACGTAAACCCGGTCGCTGAACACGTCCGACTGCATCGAGTTGACGAATTCGCTGGCATCCTTGATATCGTTTTGCCAGTCCATCAAGCTGCGCAGCCAGGCCAACTTGTTCTCGAAGTCCACGTCCCGGCGGGTCTGTTCCTTATAGCGCCAATGGGCGGCAATACCCAGCTCAGCTGCCCGATGCATGTCATGGGTGCGAATCTGGACTTCTAGGCTGCGTCCCTTGGGCCCGACCACGGCCGTGTGCAGAGAGCGATACATGTTGTCCTTGGGATTGGCAATGTAGTCGTCGAACTCGCCCGGAATGGGTCGCCACAGGCCATGGACGATTCCCAGGGCACCGTAGCAAGCTGTCACCTCGTCGACAAGAATGCGCACCGCCTCGGTGTCGTAGATCTGTTCCAACTCCACATCTTTGCGCTGCATCTTGCGGTAGATGCTGAAAATATGTTTGGGACGTCCCTGGACGATGGCAGTGATGCCGGTCTTCTGAAGCTCCCCCTGGATGATCTCGACAACCTGTTCGATGTATTGGGCGCGCTCGATCCGGCGTTGCTGCAGGCTGGCGGATATCTCCTTGTAGATGCGCGGTTCCAGCCAGCGAAAGGAACCATCCTCCAACTCCCATTTTATCTGCCAGATACCGAGCCGGTTGGCCAGGGGTGCGTAGATTTCCAGCGTCTCGCGCGCAATGCGCCGACGTTTGTGTTCCTTTAGGTGTTTGAGGGTACGGATGTTGTGAAGGCGATCGGCCAGTTTGATAATGACCACCCGAATGTCCTCGGCCATGGCAAGGAACATTTTACGCAGGGTTTCGTCGCGCTGGCTGCGCAGTTTTGGATCGGCGGCAACCCGTTTGCTCTTCTTTTCATCGGAGAATCGTTTGATCTCCTCAAGCTTGGTGACACCATCCACCAGGGAGGCCACCTTGGCGCCAAAATGCTCCTCCAGATAGCCTATGTCGTAGGGTGTGTCTTCGGCAACGTCGTGCAAAAGGCCGGCCACGATCGCATTGGTATCCAGGCGCAACTCTGCTAGGATTCCAGCCACCGCTAACGGGTGGAGAATATAGGGTTCGCCGGACGCGCGTGTCACATCGCCGTGGGCTTCACTGGCAAGCTGATATGCTTCGCGGATTCGCTCTACGTCCGATTCCGTGAAGCTGCGCGGCAAACGATCGATCAACTCCTCGATCGTGGTTGGCAGGCTTGAGAAATCACCATTCATCTGGAAAACGGCACAATTAGCTGGCCTTGCGGCTCCTGTGGATCAATCTTCGTGCGGGCAATCGGGGATCTGCCGTAGACGCCCTCCCATGGAAGATTATAGCGCAAAGGGAAAAATCGTGCAATGGCATTGGCCCGGATGCTGAATCGTGAAACAGCGATGATCTGCGCCAGAAATCAGACGATCGCCCTGCGATATGTCGTCGTCTGATTGACAGGCTGCCGCGCTCCTGTTACAATGTTTAGCGTTCACCAACGCCAAAAAACGCGAGGCGCCAACCACAATCAACTGCTTGCCCTTTCAGTTGCCCAGGACAAAACGACATTCTGACGTGAGTCGTGGGGTACAATGCATCCATTTCGAAGGAGAACCATGACAACTCGATCGCAACACATCATCCTCTTCGTCACACTACTTGTTGGGACGATCGTTTTTTCAGCTTGTGTCGCGCCGGTGCCTCAGGGAGCACCCCAGACTGTAAATCCGGCCGCGCAATCAGCGGATGGCCCGGTAGCATCCGCGGAAACCGTCAACCTGGACGCGCTGCCGGATGTGGCGCCATCCACTGGCCCTATCGAAACCTGGACAAACCCGGTCGACGGGACGGTCTATGTGCTTGTGCCGGCCGGCGAGTTTCTCATGGGCAGTACAGATGCCGATCCCTGGGCCGGACCTGGGGAAAAACCGCAGCAAACTGTCGATCTGGGCGAATTCTGGATCATGCAGACCAAGGTGACCAATGGCCAGTATAACCGCTGCATGGAAGAAGGGGCCTGCACGGAGCCCCGGGGTGATCGTTGGAATGATCCTGCCTTCGCTGATCATCCCGTGGTGCGGGTCGACTTGAATCAGGCCATGGTGTACGCGGACTGGGTGGGCGGACGTCTTCCTACGGAAGAGGAATGGGAGAAGGCCTGCCGGGGCACAGATGGTCGTCTTTTTCCCTGGGGGAATGAGTATCCTGACGCCGAATTGCTGAACTTCGTCGCCAGTGTGGATGACACGACGCCGGTGCAGGCATATTCTCCCCAGGGGGACAGCCCCTACGGTGTCATCGACATGTCGGGCAACGTGTGGGAGTGGACCGACTCGATGTGGGACGATGGGCTGGATTGGCGCGTGTTGCGGGGCGGCGACTACAACAGCGACGTCACCAGCGTGCGCTGCGCCTGGGCCTTTAACCGGGGCAATCCCGAGGTAAGGTTCGGTGACATTGGTTTCCGGGTTTTGGTTCCGGCGACGCCGTAGGACAGAGAAACACGGTCCTTATGATCATCATCAACGACTACAATCCGGCATGGCCGGAGGAATTTGAGGCCCTGCGACCCTCCCTTTTGGAGATCCTGCGGCCTTTTGCGCTGCGGGTCGATCATATCGGATCGACGTCGGTGCCTGGTCTGGGTGCGAAAGATATCATCGATATCCAGGTGACCGTTCGGGAGCTTACGCCCGAAGTCAGGCAGCGACTGGTCGATGCGGGCTATCACTGGTTTGAAGCCTACACCCACGATCACGTGCCCCTGGGCGAAGATGATGATCCCAGGTTATGGGCCAAGTTTACTTTCGGCCAGCCTCCTGGACATCGTCGCAGCAATGTGCACGTGCGTGTGCGGGGAAACCCAAATCAGCGCTATGCTTTGCTGTTTCGCGATTACCTGCGTGCTCATCCAAACTCGGCCAGGACCGTCGAGCTTATCAAGCGGGAACTGGTAAAACGGCATGCCGAGGATGAGGATGCCTACTACGACATCAAGGATCCGGTGTACGACCTGATCTGGGATGCGGCCCAGGACTGGGCCAGGCAGACCGGTTGGACGCAGGCGGGGGTGCGCCACGGGTGAATCTGGACAGGAGACTCGAACGCGAGTAAAATGCACAGGGTTGGGAAACACGCCCCCGTAGCTCAATGGACAGAGCGCCGGACTTCGAATCCGTAGGTTGCAAGTTCGAATCTTGCCGGGGGTACACGAACCATCAGGACGATCGGAAAGCGCCAGGGCTTCCGGTCGTCTTTTCATTGTCTGGAGAGTGTGGTATCATAGCCCCAACGGGCAATGGCCCGATTGGCCGCGGCTGACGAGGGGAGCGGCCAATCTGACGGATGGTTTGGTGCCGAGGTACGAAGGGCAGTTGCCCGGTCTGCTTCAGTATCGAACCGGTTGAATTCTACTCAAACAACCAATCGAAAGGGGGTGACCATGAACAGACCATGCGCGTACATTCGCGCCGTCGGCCGGTCCGTATCAATCTTAATCCAGTGAGGCGATTCATTCGCCAGGGGGGAATTCCAGATGTACCGAAAAACCATCATTCTGCTGATGGCTGTCGCGCTTATGGCCGCAACGAGCCTGCTTTCACTGCCGGTTCACAGCCAGACAACACTATCCGCCGGAGATATCGCCATCGTCGGCGCCAATTTCGACAATCCAGATGAGTTCGCGTTTATGCTGCTCGAAAACGTGAGCGCGGGCACCGAGATCAAGTTTACCGATAGAGGCTGGACCGCCGCCGGAAGCTTCCGGCCCGGCGAGGGAGTCATTATCTGGACTGCCAGCTTCAACCGCCAGGCCGGCGAGGTCGTCCTTTTCACCGATCCACCTTCGGGTGAGTTCGGCGAGGAAGGTAGCTTCGCCCTTTCTTCAACGGGAGACCAAATCCTTGCCTACATGGGTCCTGACGATGCTGCCCTGTTTCTCTATGGGTTCAACAGCCAGGACACCGGCTGGCAGCCAGATGCTACCAGCTCCAACGAATCTGCCCTGCCGGCGGGACTGGTCGAGGGTACCACCGCAGTGGCTCTGGACGAGATCGACAACGCCGTCTGGAACTGCAATGCCGCGTCGTTGGTCAACGCCGTGCTGGCCTCGGTGGGGGATCCGGCCAACTGGACGGGCAGTAACACAGAACGACAGGCCATGCCGGTCACTGAGCTGTGCGTTTCATTGCCTCTGGCGGTGACCTTGACAAGCTTCACAGCCAGCGCCCGCGCCGATCACGTCCTCGTCGCCTGGGAGACCCTCAGCGAGCTCAATAACGCCGGGTTCAACCTCTATCGCAGTGCAACGCCTGAGGCCCCGGAAACGCTACTGGCCACGGTACCCTCGCAGGCGCCGGGCGGCTCGCAAGGCGCCACTTATCAGTTTCAGGATTTCGACGTTATACCGGGTCAAACCTATTGGTACTGGCTGGAGAGCATCGCCGTCACCGGGGCGATGACCTTGCATGGCCCCGTCAGCGTGCTCTTTCAGGCGCCGGCTGCCGTGACACTGGGCGGATTCCAGGCGGACCAGTCGAACCCATCTCCTGGAACCCGCTGGTTGCCAGTCCTGATTGGCCTGATGCTGTTCTCCGCTGTTGGCTGGCCTGTCGCCGGTCGGGCCCTGGAGCGACGGTTGTAGTAGTCACCGCAGATGGCCGACGAACAGTGTTGGCCATCTGCTACCCGGAGGCCGGCGCGAACCGCGCCGGCCTCCGGCCCTTCGTCCATCCTATCAGGATTTCGCAGGCAGTGAGGAAACAGACTCACACGAGGGACATCCGTCATCACCGTCCCACCTCCGCCGTGCGCACGGTCGCTACCCAGCGGACAGTTTTGGCTGCAGGGTCCGTTACCTCAACAGTGAACGAGTCGCCGATCAATTTGATAGGAAGACATTCAGGCAAACGGGCACGTCTGCTTCGAAATATACCCTGCAGCCGTCAGATGATCGGCGCTCAAATTGGAATTGCTGCTGAAGCCCCCACCCATTTTACCAACGGGCACCGATTATGGTATCATGGGCTTGAAGAGGTGAATTATGCCTGATTGCCCTAATTGCGGAACCTGGAACCCCGACGATAAAAACGTCTGTTGGCGCTGCCAGACTGAGTTGCCCACGCCTAAGCAGGAGAAAAAGCGCACCACCAGACGGATTGCTGGATTGCCCCTATGGACCTGGGTTATCTTGGTCCTGTTCTTCATCCTGTTCGTGTCCGGTCAGTGCTTCATGCCGGCATTATTTGGCGGATAAGTCCCCGACCGCTGACCACCGACCGCCGTCCTCTGGCCGCCGTCTGCCGTCCGTCGTCCGCGGTCTTCTGACTACCGACCGCCGACCACCGACCGCGGACCGCCGCTTCCGTCCTCTGGCCGCCGTCTGCCGTCCGTCGTCTGCGGTCTTCTGGAAGCCGTCCGTCGTCTGCGGTCTTCTGGAAGCCGTCCGTCGTCTGCGGTCTTCTGGAAGCCGTCCGTCATCTGCCGTCTTCTGGCCGCGGTGAGCCCCAGGCAAGAAAAACCCATGGAAAAGAGCACGGATATCCAGGTCTTCTGGAAGACATTTCTGAACTCATTGCCCGCGGATCAGCGGCCTGCCGGCATGCCCGAGGCCTGGCATTTCGGCGACAACCCGGCGCTGGCAGATGAATTACTCGATCTGGTGATGGACGGTGTGAAAACGGCGACCTGCGGCAGTCTCTGGCAATATGAAGCGGAAGGGGAAAAGATCCCCGAACCGGGCGAACTGAGCATCATTCTCGACGGTGCAGGAACGCCCGCCTGTGTAGTCGAAACCACCGAAGTGGAGATCAAGCCCTACGAGCAGGTCGATGCTGGCTTTGCCTTTAACGAAGGCGAGGGGGACCGTTCGTTGGCCTATTGGCGAGCGGTTCACTGGCGCTTTTTCAGCCGCACCCTGCCAAAGATCGGACGCCAGCCCGTTGAAACAATGCCGTTGGTCTGCGAACGGTTTCGGGTCGTATTTCCCCGGCAATAGCGGGCCTTGGCAACCAACTTCCAGCAAGTTCAGAGCATTGCGCCAGATTTGGTTCATGCCCGGTCGAACCGTTCGACGTCGTTATCGGTGTTATCAGATGTCTATGACGTCCGCTGGTAGATCTGGGTACACTTGATTGAAGCATGATTGACGCCCCCGCCATTTCGCCCGCAATCCCGGAGGTCTCTGTTGCCCTCGGCCCGGTGGCGCCCTCGCGGCGCATCGAGTCGGTAGACATCCTGCGCGGCATTGCCATCCTGGGCATCTTCCTGGTCAATATGCTCTCCTACTCTGGTTTCCGGCAGCCCTTCGAGCAGATGACTCTCGTGGACAAGTCGGTCAATGTGCTGATCAAATTCCTTGCGCAGGCCAAGTTCTATCCACTCTTTTCCCTCCTGTTCGGTTGGGGCATGGCAGTTCAGATGGAACGGGCTGCGGCCAGGGGAATGCCGTTCGTACCATTCTATCTGCGGCGTATGATCTCACTGCTGCTGATCGGCCTGGTGCACGCCATCCTGATCTGGCACGGCGATATCCTGGTGACCTATGCCTTGCTCGGAATCCCCCTGCTGCTCTTCCGCAAGGCACCCGATCGGGTCATCCTGCTTGCAGTGATCATCTGCATGCTGGTGCCGGTTCTCATCAGTACACCGGGGCCTGGCGGGGAATTTCGTACCGCCTACACCGAGGCGGCAGCGCCCCTGCGGGAGGAGATGATCGCAGGTAAACGATTGAATGTCTTCAGCACCGGGAGCTATCCCGAGGCGGTCCTCCAGCGGAGCAAGCAAGTGCGCTTCAGCTATGCCATGTCGCTTTACTGGGCCACCCATGTGTTTGGCATGATGCTGGTGGGACTCTGGGTGGGTCGTAAGGGAATCCTGCAGGATATACCGCGCTACCGGCCCGCGCTGAAAAAGGTGATGTGGGGAAGTCTCGCCGTCGGGATCGTGCTAAATATATTCTGGGTGTGGGCGACAGTCAATCCCGACCTGGTGTCCGGCGACCTGCATGATCTGGCAACCCGCGGCGTGCGAACCATTGGCGGTCCGGCGCTTACCCTCTTCTACCTGACTGCCGTGGTGTTGATCGCCGACCGGGCGGCATGGAACGAGCAGTTGTCCGGTCTGGCCGCGGCCGGGCGAATGACCCTGACCAACTACCTGCTTCAGTCGGTCATCTGCACCTTGATCTTCTACGGCTACGGCCTGGGCGCCTTCGGTGACATGGGGCCGTTTCTGACCCTGCTGCTGACCTTGCTGATCTTCCGGTTTCAGATCGCCTTCAGTGTCTGGTGGCTGCACCGCTACCGTTTCGGGCCTGCCGAGTGGCTTTGGCGCAGCATGAGTTACGGGAAACTTCAGCCGATGCAGGCCTGATTTGCGGCTAGAGTTCCTCCGTTAATAATCCCCGGCGTGCAGCCACAGCGATGGCCGCGGCGCGCGAATCTACTCCCAGCCGGTTGAAGATACTGGTGACATGGGCCTTCACGGTGCGCTCGGTGATTCCCAGACTCCGTGCGATTTCCTTGTTGCGTTCTCCCCTGGCGATCTCCTGGAGCACCTGCAATTCGCGGTCAGTGAGGGTTGTCGCGCCGCGCGTCGTTGAGACAGGTGCAGCCACCGGCTGGGTGTGGGTCAGCAATCTTTCGACGATATCCTGTGTGAGCAGCGTTTCGCCGCGGGAGGCGGCCCGGATGGCACCGATCAGGGTTTCACGGGTGGTGTCCTTGAGCAGATAACCTCGTGCGCCTGCCCTCAACCCGCTCAGGATCAGATCATCCTCGTCGAAAGTTGTCAAGATGAGCACCGCGATGTGGGGATGTTCAGCCTGAAGTTGCTCGATGGCTGTCAGTCCATCCATGCCGGGCATTCTCAAATCCATCAGAATCACGTCAGGGCTTTTGGCGGCAGCCAGGCGAAGGGCTTCGGAGCCATCGCTGGCTTCGCCAACAATTTCGATGCCCTCTGCCGTCTCCAGAATGAGACGTAACCCCTCCCTCACTATCAGGTGGTCGTCGGTAATCAGAACGTTGATGTTTTGGCCGGTTTCCGCCATGGCTACTCTTTCGAAAGTCGACTTTCAGGTTGCCAGAGGCACTTGCAGGCGCAGGGTCGTTCCTTCACCCGGTTGACTTTCCACCTGCAGCGTGCCGGCCGCCAGGCGAGCGCGCTCCCGTGCCCCGATCAGGCCGTAGTGCCCGGCGCGCCCGGCCGATGGGTCGGTATCAAAGCCGATTCCATCGTCCCGAACCACTATCTGCAAATTGCCGTCATCATCGGTGGCCGTCAGCCAGACCTCGTTGGCCTGAGCGTGCTGGGCCACATTGGCCAACGCCTCACCGACAATCCTGCACGCGTGTTCGCAGCTTTCCTCTGATATCTGGCCAGCCAGCCTGATGTCTAAGTGGCAGGGGATGCCAGTTGCCTGGCTGAAACGAATTGCTTCCTGTTCGATGGCTTCGGCCAGATCCTCGGAGGTAGCCGATTCTTCGCGTAGATCGGAAATCACCCGTCGAGCGTCCGCCAGTGTGCTGCGCGCCCGCCCCATGGCCTGGTCCAGGATTTCCTCCGCTCGTTGATTCCCGCCACTGGCCAGGTGTGACTTTGCAGCTTCCAGCTGAAGGATTACGCCGGCCAGGCCCTGGGCCAGGGTGTCGTGCAATTCCCGGGCCATGCGCTGCCGCTCAGCAGTCAGGGTAAGGTTCTCCACCTCAACCGCGTACCGCGCAAGTTGTGCGTAAGCGAGTTCCAATTCCTTCAGAAGCGCCTGAGCTTCGGCGCGGGCTTCCGCCTGACGGGTATACAACTCGACATAAACAATGACAAACAAAGTCATGGGTGCAGCGAAGAGTGCCCACGATGGCAGTGAGTCCAGCCCCCTGATCAGCCAGGTCGAGTAGGAAGCAACGGCCAGGATGATCACGATCGTGACCGCTGCCAGCCGTTTATCCGTCAGCAGGCCGAGGGTTACGCCGACCAGAGCCAGGAAGAGGCCCATGGGCATGGCAGGATTTTGCGAAACGAGCACGATGCTGAAAGCCAGAGCGCCCTGAACCACCAGGTAGAGCAGTGCCCAGGGATTGTCTTCAGGCACCAGGGGAAGAAGCCAGTAGAGAGCACCGTGAACCAGCATCAGGATAAACAGAAGGAGGAGTCGCCACGGGGACCAGTCGGCGGGACGTGTCATCACGGTGAAAAGAAAAAGGCCGAGTATTACCAGGGAAACAATGATCAGGAAAGGCCGTGCTTCGACGGCCTCCTGCTGCCGTCGTCTGGAAAGGGCTTTCAGGCCTAACCAACGGGATTGGCTATCTGAGTACTCGGTCATGATGCTTCTATTTTACACGCCTTGCCGCCATTTGTCATTGTCCATTGGTACAGTGGACGAAAGTACAGGTCGTTCTCCGCCGGCAGGACGATGACAGCCGAGCTTTAAGCGGTTAAGATCAGGGCAATGATGGACGAGTTAAACCCGGCGACCTGCCGGCCGTTTGCCGAAAGCGCCGCTGGATAACGGAACGAGAGGAGAATGAAAGATGACAGAACCGATTATCTACGTCAGTGACCTGCGCAAGAGCTACGGCGAGGTAAAAGCGGTCGACGGCGTAAGTTTTCAGGTTTTTCCCGGCGAGATCTTTGGCCTGCTGGGACCCAACGGTGCGGGCAAGACGACCACCCTGGAGTCTCTGGAAGGGTTGCGGAAACCGGACTCCGGGACGATTCGCATTGCCGGGGTAGAGCCGGGAAGCGACACCCGAACCTTGCGCAATGTGATCGGTGTTCAACTGCAGTCGGCAGGGATGCCGGAAAGCATTACGCCAGACGAGGCGATGCGGTTGTTCTGTGCCTATCACGGCGTCGAGCCCCGGTACGATCTCCTGGAACGATTGGGCCTGGCCGGGAAGCGCAAGGCACAATTCCATCAACTGTCCACCGGTCAACAGCGGCGCCTGGCGTTGGCGCTGGCGGTGGCTCACCAGCCGCCTGTGCTCTTCCTGGATGAACCAACGGCCGGCCTGGATGTACCCTCGAGGATGGAGCTTCACAGCATGATTCAGGAGCTGAAGCAGAACGGGACCACCATCGTCCTGGCGACGCACGACATGGCCGAGGCCGAGGAGATGGCTGACCGGGTGGCGATCTTGCTGGAAGGCCGGATTGTTGCATCGGGCACGCCCATGGAAATCACTGCGACTGGTGCCGGTCTGACCAAGATATCGGTTCGCACCCGGGCTTCGGTGCTGATGGCCGGCCAGAATGGCATTCCGGCCGTCAGCCAAAGCCACATCGAAGAACCCTACAAGGTGTATTTCAGCACCGATGTGGCCAGCACGGTAGCATCGATAATCACCACCATTGAAGAAAAATCTGATGAGCTAATCGATCTGCGGGTCGAGCGCCCTTCGCTGGAAGATCGTTTCCTTGAACTTACCGCAAATGGACAAAGGAGATAATCATGACCGCCTTTTTCGCACATTTCGGCTTTGAATTCCGAACAGGCATACGTAACAAAACGCTGTTATTCCTTAACTATCTCTTTCCCCTGATGTTCTTCCTGTTGATGGGTTTCATCATGCCTGGCATCAATCCGACATTCCTGGAGGGCTTCATCGCGGCCATGGTGACCTTTGCCGTTCTGGCCGCCACGTTGCTCGGCCCTCCCGATTCATTGGTCAATGCGCGGGAGGCGGGTATCTTTCGCAGCTTCAAGATCA
Encoded here:
- a CDS encoding ABC transporter ATP-binding protein; protein product: MTEPIIYVSDLRKSYGEVKAVDGVSFQVFPGEIFGLLGPNGAGKTTTLESLEGLRKPDSGTIRIAGVEPGSDTRTLRNVIGVQLQSAGMPESITPDEAMRLFCAYHGVEPRYDLLERLGLAGKRKAQFHQLSTGQQRRLALALAVAHQPPVLFLDEPTAGLDVPSRMELHSMIQELKQNGTTIVLATHDMAEAEEMADRVAILLEGRIVASGTPMEITATGAGLTKISVRTRASVLMAGQNGIPAVSQSHIEEPYKVYFSTDVASTVASIITTIEEKSDELIDLRVERPSLEDRFLELTANGQRR
- a CDS encoding GrpB family protein, producing the protein MIIINDYNPAWPEEFEALRPSLLEILRPFALRVDHIGSTSVPGLGAKDIIDIQVTVRELTPEVRQRLVDAGYHWFEAYTHDHVPLGEDDDPRLWAKFTFGQPPGHRRSNVHVRVRGNPNQRYALLFRDYLRAHPNSARTVELIKRELVKRHAEDEDAYYDIKDPVYDLIWDAAQDWARQTGWTQAGVRHG
- a CDS encoding sensor histidine kinase translates to MTEYSDSQSRWLGLKALSRRRQQEAVEARPFLIIVSLVILGLFLFTVMTRPADWSPWRLLLLFILMLVHGALYWLLPLVPEDNPWALLYLVVQGALAFSIVLVSQNPAMPMGLFLALVGVTLGLLTDKRLAAVTIVIILAVASYSTWLIRGLDSLPSWALFAAPMTLFVIVYVELYTRQAEARAEAQALLKELELAYAQLARYAVEVENLTLTAERQRMARELHDTLAQGLAGVILQLEAAKSHLASGGNQRAEEILDQAMGRARSTLADARRVISDLREESATSEDLAEAIEQEAIRFSQATGIPCHLDIRLAGQISEESCEHACRIVGEALANVAQHAQANEVWLTATDDDGNLQIVVRDDGIGFDTDPSAGRAGHYGLIGARERARLAAGTLQVESQPGEGTTLRLQVPLAT
- a CDS encoding bifunctional (p)ppGpp synthetase/guanosine-3',5'-bis(diphosphate) 3'-pyrophosphohydrolase; the protein is MNGDFSSLPTTIEELIDRLPRSFTESDVERIREAYQLASEAHGDVTRASGEPYILHPLAVAGILAELRLDTNAIVAGLLHDVAEDTPYDIGYLEEHFGAKVASLVDGVTKLEEIKRFSDEKKSKRVAADPKLRSQRDETLRKMFLAMAEDIRVVIIKLADRLHNIRTLKHLKEHKRRRIARETLEIYAPLANRLGIWQIKWELEDGSFRWLEPRIYKEISASLQQRRIERAQYIEQVVEIIQGELQKTGITAIVQGRPKHIFSIYRKMQRKDVELEQIYDTEAVRILVDEVTACYGALGIVHGLWRPIPGEFDDYIANPKDNMYRSLHTAVVGPKGRSLEVQIRTHDMHRAAELGIAAHWRYKEQTRRDVDFENKLAWLRSLMDWQNDIKDASEFVNSMQSDVFSDRVYVFTPQGDLKDLPAGSTPIDFAYSVHTEVGHRCRGARVNGKLVPLDYRLGNGQQVEIITSKRGGPSRDWMNPSLGFTKTSRARNKIRQWFRKQSREENIQQGQEILLRELRRLNIELSHESIARLFGYEKAEDLHAALGFGDINTQQIASKVLDMERKEQVEAEVRETDLTPLDNIPISSEGVTVLGVEDLLSRTAMCCNPVPGQAIIGYVTRGRGVTIHRRSCPNVQNIVKKDPERIVEVNWGEADDRTHPVPIAVEAYDRSGLLRDIAALVADERINMRDAHAVAGIKGHLARVTATLEIRDAEQLSRILTRIERLPNVTEARRWHA
- a CDS encoding SUMF1/EgtB/PvdO family nonheme iron enzyme, which translates into the protein MTTRSQHIILFVTLLVGTIVFSACVAPVPQGAPQTVNPAAQSADGPVASAETVNLDALPDVAPSTGPIETWTNPVDGTVYVLVPAGEFLMGSTDADPWAGPGEKPQQTVDLGEFWIMQTKVTNGQYNRCMEEGACTEPRGDRWNDPAFADHPVVRVDLNQAMVYADWVGGRLPTEEEWEKACRGTDGRLFPWGNEYPDAELLNFVASVDDTTPVQAYSPQGDSPYGVIDMSGNVWEWTDSMWDDGLDWRVLRGGDYNSDVTSVRCAWAFNRGNPEVRFGDIGFRVLVPATP
- a CDS encoding DUF418 domain-containing protein, producing the protein MIDAPAISPAIPEVSVALGPVAPSRRIESVDILRGIAILGIFLVNMLSYSGFRQPFEQMTLVDKSVNVLIKFLAQAKFYPLFSLLFGWGMAVQMERAAARGMPFVPFYLRRMISLLLIGLVHAILIWHGDILVTYALLGIPLLLFRKAPDRVILLAVIICMLVPVLISTPGPGGEFRTAYTEAAAPLREEMIAGKRLNVFSTGSYPEAVLQRSKQVRFSYAMSLYWATHVFGMMLVGLWVGRKGILQDIPRYRPALKKVMWGSLAVGIVLNIFWVWATVNPDLVSGDLHDLATRGVRTIGGPALTLFYLTAVVLIADRAAWNEQLSGLAAAGRMTLTNYLLQSVICTLIFYGYGLGAFGDMGPFLTLLLTLLIFRFQIAFSVWWLHRYRFGPAEWLWRSMSYGKLQPMQA
- a CDS encoding ASCH domain-containing protein; translation: MEKSTDIQVFWKTFLNSLPADQRPAGMPEAWHFGDNPALADELLDLVMDGVKTATCGSLWQYEAEGEKIPEPGELSIILDGAGTPACVVETTEVEIKPYEQVDAGFAFNEGEGDRSLAYWRAVHWRFFSRTLPKIGRQPVETMPLVCERFRVVFPRQ
- a CDS encoding response regulator transcription factor — translated: MAETGQNINVLITDDHLIVREGLRLILETAEGIEIVGEASDGSEALRLAAAKSPDVILMDLRMPGMDGLTAIEQLQAEHPHIAVLILTTFDEDDLILSGLRAGARGYLLKDTTRETLIGAIRAASRGETLLTQDIVERLLTHTQPVAAPVSTTRGATTLTDRELQVLQEIARGERNKEIARSLGITERTVKAHVTSIFNRLGVDSRAAAIAVAARRGLLTEEL